A stretch of Microtus pennsylvanicus isolate mMicPen1 chromosome 5, mMicPen1.hap1, whole genome shotgun sequence DNA encodes these proteins:
- the Znf668 gene encoding zinc finger protein 668 yields the protein MEEEATEAKSPGPCYKRSGRRFKCLFCTKTFPNAPRAARHAATHTPADCTEEVNEVQPKVDAEPKAEEASGDKVSGSVAKPRPYACPLCPKAYKTAPELRSHGRSHTGEKPFPCPECGRRFMQPVCLRVHLASHAGELPFRCAHCPKAYGTLSKLKIHQRGHTGERPYACTDCGKSFADPSVFRKHRRTHAGLRPYSCERCGKAYAELKDLRNHERSHTGERPFLCSECGKSFSRSSSLTCHQRIHAAQKPYRCPACGKGFTQLSSYQSHERTHSGEKPFLCPRCGRMFSDPSSFRRHQRAHEGVKPYRCEKCGKDFRQPADLAMHRRVHTGDRPFKCLQCDKTFVASWDLKRHALVHSGQRPFRCEECGRAFAERASLTKHSRMHSGERPFHCNACGKSFVVLSSLRKHERTHRSNEATGAAPQQELVLGLALPVGVVGEGTAAPVAGAGLGDPPAGLLGLPAESGGVVATQWQVVGMTVEHVECQDAGVGEAPGTLGDAGEVGGEEPDEKPPQFVCRECKETFSTLTLLRRHERTHPELRPFPCTQCGKSFSDRAGLRKHSRTHSSVRPYSCPQCPKAFLSASDLRKHERTHPAPIGTPIPLEPLVALLGMPEEGSA from the exons ATGGAAGAGGAGGCTACAGAGGCCAAGTCCCCAGGCCCCTGCTACAAGCGCTCTGGACGCCGTTTTAAGTGCCTGTTCTGTACAAAGACATTTCCGAATGCTCCCAGGGCAGCGCGCCATGCTGCTACACATACACCCGCAGACTGCACAGAGGAGGTGAATGAGGTCCAGCCAAAGGTGGATGCAGAGCCCAAGGCCGAGGAAGCCAGTGGAGACAAGGTGTCTGGTTCAGTAGCCAAACCCCGGCCCTATGCCTGCCCACTGTGCCCCAAGGCCTACAAGACAGCTCCTGAGCTACGAAGCCATGGGCGCAGCCACACTGGTGAGAAGCCCTTCCCGTGCCCAGAGTGTGGCCGCCGCTTCATGCAGCCGGTGTGCCTGCGCGTGCACCTGGCCTCCCATGCGGGTGAGCTGCCCTTCCGATGTGCGCACTGCCCCAAGGCTTATGGTACACTCTCTAAACTCAAGATCCACCAGCGTGGGCACACAGGTGAGCGGCCCTATGCCTGTACCGACTGCGGCAAGAGCTTCGCTGACCCTTCAGTGTTCCGCAAGCATCGGCGCACCCATGCAGGCCTGCGACCCTACAGCTGCGAGCGCTGCGGCAAGGCCTACGCTGAGCTCAAGGACTTACGTAACCATGAACG GTCCCACACGGGTGAGCGCCCCTTTCTCTGCTCTGAGTGCGGGAAAAGTTTCTCCCGCTCCTCTTCCCTCACATGCCACCAGCGTATCCATGCAGCCCAGAAACCCTATCGCTGTCCGGCTTGTGGTAAAGGCTTCACGCAGCTCAGTTCCTACCAAAGCCATGAGCGCACGCATTCGGGCGAGAAGCCCTTCCTATGCCCTCGCTGTGGCCGCATGTTCTCTGATCCCTCAAGCTTCCGCCGCCACCAGCGGGCGCATGAGGGCGTGAAGCCTTACCGCTGCGAGAAGTGCGGCAAGGACTTCCGGCAGCCAGCCGACCTGGCCATGCATCGGCGAGTGCACACCGGCGACCGCCCCTTCAAGTGCCTGCAGTGCGACAAGACTTTCGTGGCTTCCTGGGACCTCAAGCGGCATGCATTGGTGCACTCAGGACAGCGGCCATTCCGCTGTGAGGAGTGTGGGCGAGCCTTTGCTGAGCGAGCTAGCCTTACCAAGCACAGCCGCATGCACTCCGGCGAGCGTCCTTTCCATTGCAATGCCTGCGGGAAATCCTTTGTGGTGTTATCCAGCCTCAGGAAGCATGAGCGTACCCACAGAAGCAATGAGGCTACAGGAGCTGCCCCCCAGCAGGAACTGGTACTGGGACTGGCGCTGCCTGTAGGTGTTGTGGGTGAGGGCACAGCCGCCCCCGTGGCAGGCGCAGGGCTAGGGGACCCTCCAGCCGGGCTGCTAGGGCTACCTGCAGAGTCTGGGGGTGTAGTAGCCACACAGTGGCAAGTGGTGGGCATGACTGTGGAGCACGTGGAGTGCCAGGATGCTGGCGTTGGGGAAGCTCCTGGTACCCTAGGAGATGCAGGGGAGGTGGGGGGTGAGGAGCCTGATGAGAAGCCTCCACAGTTTGTGTGTCGCGAGTGTAAGGAAACTTTCTCCACACTGACATTGCTACGCAGGCACGAGCGCACACACCCAGAGCTCCGGCCCTTTCCCTGCACCCAGTGTGGTAAGAGCTTCTCAGACAGGGCTGGGCTTCGCAAACATAGCCGCACCCACAGTTCTGTACGCCCCTACTCTTGTCCCCAGTGTCCTAAAGCTTTCTTGAGTGCCAGTGACCTGCGCAAACATGAACGCACTCACCCTGCGCCCATTGGAACCCCCATACCCCTGGAGCCTCTTGTGGCTTTGCTAGGAATGCCAGAAGAAGGGTCAGCTTGA